One part of the Mangrovibacillus cuniculi genome encodes these proteins:
- a CDS encoding ABC transporter ATP-binding protein, with product MSVGRRLTQYALHMKGMIVFALFMLTIAVAAELGGPYIAKIVIDDHVLGIESNWYQVNEKATDTVEFNGNYYVREKYASGVQKAGAEVSVVQVERDFIFVNEPVPLTGGRSFENGVLTISENDRVENFSAQKIPATELFGFFQPEVKRIAGWLSFYLGLLIFAAFFQYGQRYYLQKAANRIIQKMRNDVFQHISRLPIKYFDNLPAGKVVARITNDTEAIRDLYVTVLSTFFASAINMIGIYIALFILDVQLASIVLILIPILVVWIWFYRKYASKYNRVIRSKNSEINAMVNESINGMTIIQAFRREKKTNEEFEELNKTHFEYQNKLLNLNSLLSHNMVNILRTAALFALVWYFGAGSLQIQSFVTLGVLYAFVEYLSRLFHPVSGIVNQLANLEQALVAGERVFKLMDEDGVDVEDQKMQRYEGNVAFKDVSFAYKGDDYVLKNISFEAKKGETVALVGHTGSGKSSIMNLLFRFYDSSKGEIVIDGKNIQDIPLQTLRDHMGIVLQDPYLFTGTIASNVSLDDPRISREIVEKALKDVGADRVFTHLENGYDEPVIEKGSTLSSGQRQLISFARALAFNPAILILDEATSSIDTETESIIQEAMEVLKKGRTTFMIAHRLSTIKNADQILVLDRGEIVEKGSHDELMEKKGKYYQMYELQKGNIAS from the coding sequence ATGAGTGTTGGACGTAGATTAACACAATATGCCTTGCACATGAAAGGGATGATTGTGTTCGCCTTATTCATGCTTACCATAGCGGTAGCAGCGGAATTAGGAGGACCATACATTGCTAAAATCGTCATTGACGATCATGTATTAGGAATAGAATCTAACTGGTACCAGGTAAATGAAAAAGCAACAGATACTGTTGAATTTAATGGCAACTATTATGTTAGAGAGAAATATGCATCAGGAGTTCAAAAAGCTGGTGCAGAGGTAAGTGTGGTTCAAGTTGAAAGAGACTTTATCTTTGTTAACGAGCCAGTACCACTAACAGGTGGTCGTTCCTTTGAGAATGGGGTATTAACAATCTCTGAAAACGATAGGGTAGAAAACTTTTCAGCACAGAAAATTCCTGCAACAGAGTTATTTGGATTTTTCCAGCCAGAAGTAAAAAGAATTGCAGGATGGCTTAGTTTTTATCTTGGATTATTAATTTTCGCTGCATTTTTCCAGTATGGTCAGAGATATTATTTACAAAAAGCAGCAAACCGAATTATTCAAAAAATGCGTAACGATGTGTTCCAGCACATTTCTCGTTTACCAATTAAGTACTTTGATAATTTGCCAGCGGGAAAAGTAGTTGCACGAATTACGAATGATACAGAAGCTATTCGTGATCTATATGTAACCGTCCTTTCTACGTTTTTTGCAAGTGCAATCAACATGATAGGTATCTATATCGCTCTATTTATTTTAGACGTTCAACTGGCATCGATTGTTTTAATTTTGATTCCAATTTTAGTGGTTTGGATCTGGTTTTATAGAAAGTACGCTTCAAAATATAACCGTGTCATCCGTTCTAAAAACAGTGAAATCAATGCGATGGTAAATGAATCAATAAACGGTATGACCATTATTCAAGCGTTTAGAAGAGAGAAGAAAACGAACGAAGAGTTTGAAGAATTAAATAAGACTCATTTTGAATATCAAAATAAGCTCTTGAATTTAAATTCTTTGTTATCTCATAACATGGTTAATATCCTACGAACTGCAGCACTATTTGCTCTTGTATGGTATTTTGGGGCAGGCTCCTTACAAATTCAATCGTTCGTAACATTAGGTGTTTTATATGCATTTGTTGAGTATTTATCTCGTCTTTTTCATCCTGTCAGTGGAATTGTTAACCAGCTTGCTAACCTAGAGCAAGCGTTAGTAGCTGGAGAACGTGTCTTCAAGCTTATGGATGAAGATGGGGTGGATGTAGAAGATCAAAAGATGCAACGATACGAGGGAAATGTAGCGTTTAAGGATGTATCTTTTGCTTATAAGGGTGATGATTATGTTCTTAAGAACATCTCATTTGAAGCCAAAAAAGGGGAAACAGTAGCACTTGTAGGTCATACGGGTTCAGGGAAAAGTTCAATTATGAATCTCTTGTTCCGTTTTTATGACAGTTCTAAAGGGGAAATAGTTATTGATGGAAAGAACATTCAAGACATTCCATTACAAACACTACGAGATCATATGGGGATTGTATTACAAGATCCGTATTTATTTACTGGAACTATTGCGTCGAATGTTAGTCTCGATGACCCTCGAATTTCCAGGGAAATAGTCGAAAAAGCATTGAAAGATGTCGGAGCGGATCGAGTATTTACACATTTGGAAAACGGATATGACGAACCGGTTATTGAGAAAGGTAGTACGCTTTCTTCTGGTCAACGACAGTTAATTTCCTTTGCCCGAGCACTTGCTTTTAATCCAGCAATACTGATACTTGATGAAGCGACATCTAGTATTGATACGGAAACGGAGTCAATTATACAAGAAGCGATGGAAGTGTTGAAAAAAGGACGAACAACATTTATGATCGCTCACCGTTTATCGACCATAAAAAATGCAG